The sequence CTCCAGTTTTTCTCTCTTTTGCATGTTTGTGTATGGGTTCACCCTTACGCTATGGAATCTCCCCCCTGCTttcccttttatttttttagtgtcTTACATTTAAGGTTTCAAACTCTCTTATGCAGGAGGGTTCCAAGGTTTAGGCGTCCAATGCGATACAGGCCTTACTGACGAATTTTTCCAGTTTTTTATGCTTTAAGTGAGTGGAAGTCGATTGAGAACAATCCATTTGAAACAGTAGTCATGCACCCGGACCTCCATATTGCATCCTTTCTTGATAACTTCAATTAGTTTGGCATGCTTATAGATCTATCTTAGTCTGAGATTTAAACTTCTTGTAACTCTATTTGGTAAAATTGATTTGTGCTATTTACTCCATACAATCGCATTTTCATATTGGAGGCAAAAAACAGTACAAATAGGAAACAATCAGCCATTTGTAATGTCGTCATATTCTTACTATGCCATTTCTTGTCTTCAGACTTTTTATCCTTCTGCTTCTTCTCTTGTTCTTTTTCTATGGGAAAATTTTGGTGACATTAAAAAAGTATATGACGTTTTCTATTTACAAATCAGTACTAGTTatctaatattaattttaaaaattagatgTGCAGCTTTGAGGGCTAATTTCCTTTGTCCCTTGAACTACGATCGATGCCCATTTAAACTCTCGAATTTATTATTTGTATCACTTTATGTCATCCAATTTTACCCTGTACCCACCTAATTCCCTTATAATATCTGAATTTCCccattcaaattttttcttttttcccgaATCCCTCTTAATGCAATATGCTATATATTCTGCCGAAGAGAAGCCAAATTAAAAGGTACAACATTTTTCCATCCTTCTTAGCATCTCCTCAatgttcttgttttcttttacaGTTTTCGCTAATAAATACATCAATAAGAATGTGATTTAGTTCTTAAATCTACTCTAGAAGTTTAAAGCATCTTCTGTCTCATACCAAGTTATATTGAAACGAAAGAGaattttcacataaaaaaaaatgcacaCGAATATTAGATACATTGCAATGATTAGTGCCGTAAAATACAAAACCTGAGCCAAGTCGGAAACACAAATTTCCGTTACATAACCCGAAACAACCAAACAAGCAACCCAAAAATGGCCCCAATGATATAATTCATGCTAGGGAAGCTAGTAAATGATGAACTTGTGGGACTGTTGGTCTTAGAAGGTGGTGGAAGATCTCCTCCTGGCTGTGCCTGCGGGGCGCTGGCAGGTGGTGCTGCTGCTGCCACCTTTTGATTTGCTTCAACATTGACATGAAGCTTCATCCCTCCAAGGCAATGCAACTTATTGCCACAGACGAAGTATCTATCCCCAACTCTGGTTAGCGGATACGATGTGTTCCCATTACTATTCGATTGTACTACTTCGGTCATGTTGCATCCATCGTAGTTTTTTTTGGTCACCTCGCTCACAGAATGAGAAGACGAATACTGAAATACTGCAGAATCAACGAGGAAACAAacatcagaaaaaaaaaatagtagctTAATCAAACTTACATTTAAATGAGTCAGAGATCAATCAAACTTGTCGAGCTTTAATTCTAATAAACTCAACACACATTGATAGCTTAGCTCAATAGAGCCAGCTAATCGAGTGGAGTAGTAATAGTCCTCGAAGTGGGGGCATTGCAACGACTTACATAAGGTATCCCCAACCATGAAAGTCTTGTCATTTGGCCATGATTCAAGATCCGTGCTAATATCCCAACCCGAGTTGTCGCCAACTATGTATGTAGTTGCCGAGGTATGGAATAGGAGTAGAATCGTGGATATTAAAAGTACTATAAGTTTTGCCATTGGCATGAGTTGCAAGTTATATGTTACAACTTGTGATGCTTATAAAGAAGTGAGAGCTAGCTGCTTTTGGATGGGTTATTGTTGTACGTTGCTAGTTGTTAGATGAGCTACCCGTTTGAATTATGTATTTGTTTATTGCTAGATCTTACCAAATTGGAGGAGAAgcttaaattttttgaataatcGGAGTAAAGTAtagcataaaaatattcaattttgtGGATATACATGTAAGAAATATAGGTATGGTTGTTCGAGAAGAGCTGTAGAAAGGTCAATGTTGGGATTATAATATTTTCTCAAATGAACTTTTTTAAGATTCTGGTTGGACAAAATCAGCTTAtatctattaaaaaaattacagaaaCAATCGAAGATTTTTCGGTTGGCAGGAAGTTGAACGCCTCCCAACTGAAAAAATGACTTTCTTGAGTGTTTGATGACCCATTGAGAACGAAATATTAACGAAGAGacttatcttgatttattttgtaaaatactGGTCAAATCAGTGataaaatttcttgaaatattagGAACAAAAACGCAGAATttcgattatatatataaaaaaagaatttCTTATATCTATCTTAAAGACATTATATGATtcatagaaaaaataaataaatttgagagAACCATCATCCGGTGAAGCTGGTTATGAAACATATCACAGGTTAAAATTCTATAGCTTGACATTCCAAGAATAAGGCATACATAAAGGAAGCCCTCTAAAGCTGATGAGTGACTAAATTAACATTGATGACTGGCTTCGTAAAAGTTCCGAGCACTTCAGTGGCTACACAGAAATATGGAAGCACCGGTTGACCGGTTGAGAGCCAAAAAAGTGAATACAAGTTAGGAAACATACGGTGCTAATAATCATGTTTCAAGTGACAACAAACTAAAGGTTGGGCAACCTTGCCTTACAATCTCGAGCAAAACAACCCATAAAACCATTCAAGAACTACAAAAAGATCGCCAAAGAGAAGGTAAAACTTAAGATGATAGCATGGGTGGCTTCTGCGGCAGTTTTGAACTTGCATCATATGGGTTTGATCTTGAAGTGGAGTGAGATCAAAGAGAAGACAAAACATTTCAGATCCTGCAATGAGAGAACACGATAAAAAAACATGGAATTTGGTAGTATGACACAAGTCAAGACATACTCGTACCAACTCACCGGTGTTCTAAAAACTGGTAGGTGGTACTCGGGCTGTCACCCATTGCCTAGCGCCTAGacagtttttttttatctaaatatttaatatttattgttAATCTCCATATTTCTCCAATAATTCATCTATATCAAATTTTTACTCAAAATTAATGGCATGTCATCATCTTTATTCTATacaaattgattgaaaaatatgaCAATCAatctgttttaaaaaataaaaaaacaaaaaagttcAATATATTACATTAAGTGGCTGCCTAGGCACAACCGTCAAGTGCCTAAACGCCGCCTAGGAACACAGTTGGTTCATGGGACATGAATAAAGAACCATCCTTGATAGCCAACATGGACAAATACCAACATAAAAGTGTCTTGATAGTTTATTATTTCGATTTTCATTACAATGCAAGATAATAACGGGCGAGATATATAAAGTATTACAGGCCAAAAAGGGATATGACCCTGCATTACAGATATGAAGCTCACAAATCACATCCAGAGTGTTCAATTCAAACAAGGTTTCATGCAACACTCTGCCAGCTATTTCACTTTATAAGTCAAACTGGTCAGTTTGGCAATGCAGGATCGTGTATTTAACATAATATTGAGATCTACTATTATAGTAACAATTCCTGTAAACAGTAAACGAACAAGACAAACATGATTATTGACTTTTTCTCTTTATAAAGACttcttaattttaattcatgacTAAACTAAACATAAAGTAAATTCCTATGTCAAAAAAGTCATAGATTGGATCGACATGATTTGATCCATCAACAGATACAAGCAATAACAATTCATTCGATATCCAGTCTTGTAGGATGCAAATTGAATGCACttgaaaatcaaatatcaagTTGAATACATGGCGTGGAACCAAATCAAGACCACATCCCATCAATCTTTGTTTGTTTAACTAGTAATGCACACAATTAGTCCTTCACAATACAATTACAATTACCGCTAACATTAATCCAGAAATCGAATAACCAAATTCAGgtaataaattaaaagaaaattttcaaggAATTGTACTGGTAATCATACCTGAACAAGATAATAGAAAATGCGCAGACCCTCAGGATCTTTGCTTGTTTGAACATCCATGAGGGAACCAATTTTGGACGTCGTGAACGAAATATGCTCGTTCCCCATCACAATCTCCAGCTCCTGCCTACCCACACGGTCAGGCTCCGGCCAATTATTATCGTCCTCCTTCATTATCTGCAAAACAAATATAACAACCAATTTTCAAAACGCTAAAGAGCCCCTTGCAATTCAGAAGAAAGTGGAGACATTGAGGGTAAGAGTTGCCTCGGATTCGGCAACTATTCGGCGGCACTCCTTGAGGGCGGCTTGCGTGAGGAAGATCTCTTTGCGAATCATGGTATCGTTCTTGTAGTTTGAGTTGTTGGCGTAACGGAGCTTGCCATCGGGTCGGAACTCAAATTCCAAGAATTCGTGCCCGAATTTCCCCTTGTGCCCGACATAGTAACGCAGGTAGAACTCGCCGATATCTTCGCCGTCTGCCATTGACACAGGTTTAGTCCAATGTTTTGCGTGGGTAAACTAGAGAGAAATAGGGCGCCATACTTGGACGGTATTTGGGCCTTTTTTCGTTCTTGTTAATTACTGGGCTTTTGGAAGAATTCATGGGCTTTTACTTATAGTTTTGACACAAAATTTGTGATGGGCCGACCCCTAAAATATACGGACCCAAACATTAGCTAGCGATAAATGAGCAAATGAAAATCAAAaaagatttatgaatttttttaatatatttttttaatgaatttcgACATTTAGATAcgtaatttattttatgaaaaccaTATTTACAAGAGATATTTGAAGAAATATATGTTTTGAGTGGAATTCATTCCAATGAGGATGAAGATTCCTTTCATTTTGGATGAGAATTATCCACTCTCAATTCttacttattttaaaaataatttacctcatttagtttaataaatttaaatctatatcttcataataataataaaatataattgataaactttatttttaatattaataataaaaataaaacgatgataatttaataatgatgttaatattaataataataataataataataataataataataataataataataataataataataataataataatatagttaTATCACAacgttaattttaaaataatagatcatcaataattattatttttgtcattttaataataacaataattatatttattgatcaagttatttttttgaatttttaataaaaaaaattttgattattaaaaataatctcATTTCAttcctttttaattttttttggtatcAATTATTGGcatgaaatataattataattctaTTCTCATCTCCATGTCATGTCTAGATTATAAATAAGTTaattaatatttctttttgtatatatacacccacacatttaaaataaaataaaattttcaataaagaAAACGTTCATATCATATCTTACAAGattaataatcatatttttaatatttatattttaatgtatCCGACATGATCAATGGTGcattttaagtgtttttaactATATTAACTAATAAAACGGCGTATCATAGTGGATTCGGGCTCTCAGGTAGCTCGAGTTCTCAAAGCACTGTACTTCAGGCACCAAGATATCATAGAGACTGGTCTAAGTAATAAACCTTCTTACCTTTCACGGTCCATGTTTTTTGGAAATTGAGCTTTGTTGGCATGTGGGAGATGGAGCAAAGATTACCATGAAGGGGAACAGATGGATACCGGGCTATAGGGGTTGCGTCATTCCGGCAGGGACGCAGGACAACCATATGGTGGTTAAGTACCTTATTGAAAATGGGAGATGGAAAGAGTCATTGGTACGTACGTCAGCACTTCTCACATTACCTGGTGGAGGAAATCCTATCCATCCCCATCTCTTCGACACAGCATGAGGACTACCGATTCTGGCTATTTGATCCAAAAGGAAAATACATAGTTCGAGATGGGTACAAGGTAGCTACGGGCTTTATGACTCACCATTATATAGTTCGAGCTCTCGTTTGAAGAGTTGGGGGCAATACCTTTGGGCTCTTTCAATCTCTCCGAGAGTTCAAATATTTTGTTGGAGAGTAGTGCATGATATAATACCtacaaaacaaaatttattgactcaTCATGTCCCAGTCTCTGGTGCGTGCCCACTGTGTCAGTCAGCATCTAACCGCTGAAACCCGTCACTTGCTTTCTGCTTAATAAGTTTGATTCGAAATGTTTTCAAGCATCTCAATTAAACTTCGTTCATTTGATGATTCTTTCACGGGCTCcttgaaaacaatagcaaattaGTATCTCTAGAATAATATTGTTGAGGACTCAATGATTTCCTTCTCTTCTATGTGGCATAGCAATCAAAAGATGCTGCTTGAGCTCgtgtatataatttataatttttaatttgaactGTTATAATCAGTTATAGCATTTTGTGTTGTGATAGGTGCTTGATTTTGCGTGATACAACCCTTCACGATTAACCTCACTTCTATTTTAATTCTTTGCAAgtgagaaatttgaaaaataacgGCCACCCTTTTGTATATTCTGTCATCCAAAGGTCATTGAAGGACAGGCAACCGTACACAGGTGTAAGGCTCATGTCGATATGAAAGAAGCGGAGTTCCCTTCTTATCCAGCTTGTGTGAACGACGAAAGATTGCATCAACATGTTGAGAGAGTTGGCCATGCTCTTACTTGGCACAGATAATGTGAAGAAGGCTATAAAGTTATGACTGGTGAGGACTTTGCGTTCTATCAAAATCAGCCATGTTCAGCATAGGAATTCGAAACGAGAAAGTGGGTTCGGTTCACTCGCCGTATTTCTTTCTTGATGAGGACGTGCTCCCAATTGGAGCTGCGCTACACACTGCTATTGCTGAGGTTTATCTGAGAGATGGGAACCAGTCTGATCTTTGAGTTGAGCTATTTGTGAAATGCTTCAGCATCCTCGCTCAAAGGTGAAGTTGGTGTCAGATTCAAGAAACATCAACTTTTTGTTCATATTCCGCAGTTGCAATCAAAAGTAATACAAACTCATGCATGTTTAATACTATCAAGAACAATTACCAAAATCTTCTTTTTATAAACTGTGTGCAAAATGAAAGAGCCggatttaatattatattagatAGCTACTTATTCAAACGtaacatacaatatatatttttctgagatttataattatttgacaTTTGTTTCTTCGAACAAAAACCAAAGTGAATTGTTATAATTCAATgagtaatttttaaaatatgtcacgtttaatatatgatacaaatttattttaacaattataatataaaaacgCGATAATAACAATGTAACAAAACTAATCAACAAAGACCACTTCAACGCGATATATATGTATCATGACGCATATTTTGAGTGAAAttgattttatgattatttttaataattttctagTTTGAGACAACAATTTTAAATACTGTACTTATATAATTAATTCACTCAACGTTATACACACATTAAttatattttcgttttctttttcttttctggtCTAAATTAAGCTCCAATTATTGGAGTACTGATCTTACTGGGCTGAAAGAAACTTCTTcaccatttatatatatataacatctaGGCACACAATTACTGATCTATACATGAATTCTGCGCAAACCCCATATCCAAATTTCTTACAAATTTACGTATAAACCCGATCCTCTCCCTctacctctctctctctctctctctctctctggaAGAGATGATAAATGTACAGAAAATGGTGGAATTAATCTAATGGAAGAATGCAGTTTGATAATGGGAAGAATGAGGGAAAGGTTGGTTTACTATTTCGTATTTCCAAGAAGAAGGACGGTGGTGTTGCTGAGAAGTCCTCCTCCTCCAGCTGATTCAGATTCTTCTTCATTTTTTGTCttcttttaatttatatatttattaattaaacacGCTTTTCTCTCAATATTATGCATGCATATGTATCTGCTGAAATTTCCCAAGTTTTTGTAATTTGTTCGtattttgaagaataaaaaaactaattaaTTATCCTTTCTTTNGATTGATATATACTACTTCATAATTCATAATCGCCGAAGTAACGAGCGGTGAAATAAAAGCCaaaaaattctactagtgacGTGCTATGTTCCTTGAGAGAATCCTTTAGTTTTTTCTtctgaaaaaatattagttgatcattttattttttggcttAATTTAATAGATAACGCacaacacataattattcacatttaagtttatataaataaaattgatccgaTATTTTGTTGTTATGTGCTGAAATATAGGAAGAACAGAAACATTGAAATGTAAAAACATGGGAAGTTTGATATTTGTTCCTTATTATTATGACGATAAAAGGTCCAAGAGAATTTGTTCAAATGTCTCTATCTACTCATTTAATTAATGGGGTTAtgcatcaaattttattttaaaaattagacaATAATCTCATTTAATGGGGAATTGTCGCTAAAAAAACCGACTAACTTTTTCAATTGATTGTAttgcatatatatttattttgattacaattatattttatttttctacaatagATGATTGTGCGCGCgtgtataataatttaattataccCTAACAAATTCCAATAAAATGATTACGATGAAGTTAGATTTTCTATCATGGACTCGAAATTAAAGTATGAAAATTTAGGGAAGATAAGTGTGTAtttaacatgataaaaatttgtgtgagacggtctcacaggtcatattttgttagacggatctcttatttggatcatctatgaaaaaatattattttttatgctaagaatattattgtttattgtgaatatcggtagggttgacccgtctcacaaataaagattcgtgagactgtctcacaagagaccttcTGATGTAACATTCAAATAGATTTAAGAATGAATTTTTACTTATTTGAGAAAGGTTTGGGTACATCGAATCTGGGTGCAGACCGGCCAATGCTTCAAGCCTTCAACGGATCTAAAAAGCTAATTTTGAAAGTTGTTGATTGACGCACGATAAAACGCTTTAGAAAAACCGACGAAAAACCCTTTAACGGTTAAGTCAGCAGAAAATATAAACTCGAGAGAGCTAGAATGAAAACTGAACTAAAAATTGTGAGGCTCTTATATCTAGATGGATTTTAAGGTTTTCAAAAGTCTTGCAACTTTGTCCCCATATGAATGGTgactaaataatatatatgtctccacaaataaataaataaattataatcacTCTCTTTTTAGTAggtttaaataattaacatatgTCATAACCCATAAATTTGTAAGCGTGAAAttctaaaatcaaaatatttaaaaatgaaatattataatcttgtcatgtccaaaatatttttattctatgaaataacaaaataatatgttatagtattttctttgtttttgggTATATTATTCTTTTTTAGCTCTTAACCTCAAAAATAAACTTCTTCGAGTTCGAGGTAAAATTGGAGATCGATGTTTAAGAATCAAACTTAATTATCAGTTGTGTATTTACAAATATCAACTAAAATGTTAATTGATTTAGAATCAGATCGAAAGAAAGAGCCCATAACAAATGTATCTGATCTTTTAGATTAATAGTTgattatctatactatattattaagtgtgagactcttaaaataattatctgAAAGTATATCAAAAAATTCCATAATTAAAAACTTTTTCAAGTCACttcatattttacataaaaaaaaatctaaacaaaacttctttttttttcaaatcgaacaaatcttctaaattgaaaataatttcgtattgattgtataatattattatttgatcaaattaaaaataataatatatataacgtGCGTGCATGTTTGAGTAGTGATAAGAAAGTTTAGACAAAATCTGGGATGATATTCACCTGGCTTTTTTGGGGTCATAAAAGATATTGTTCAAAACTGAAAGGGCAAGACGgcaaataacataaataatttaagaaacCTGTGCGCAACAAAGTTGCTTCGTCGTCGAAGAAGAACAGTCAGAAGAAGACGACTTCTCTTTCGTTTCTCGTTTCCCCTTCTGCCACTTGCCAGGTATTTTTTACCCTGTGAAATTTGTTGTCGATGTTCAAGATATTGTCTTATCTTCATCCGCAGGAGAAAATATACGCTGTTTTCAATCTTTTAAACTACTGAAATCACCTTTTCCGTGTTGAATTTTGGTCCCGAGTTCCTgctttttttcatatttatcatTTGACTCTCGTTGTCGTTTGAATTTTTCTGGGTTTTGATTGATTTATGCTTTTAATCACAGCGAAAGTTGATGGGTTTGGGTCGTGGGGGTAATGGAGCCGGAGGAAACTCGTCATCTTCAACCTCAAATTTATCAGCTTCAGCCCCACCGTTCACTGTCGATAGATCGAACTTAAACCATAATTCAAATCCTCTTTTGCACCATCCTGAATCGTCTTATGGCACTGAACCCTTTAGCCACACTTGGAAGTATACAAACTCATCATCCGATAAACCTGAACTGGATATGCATTCTACCAGAACCACTAGCTTTCCGTTATCAGATGCTATGTCTACGAGCCCTTCTCCTACCCATTGGATGGCTTGTAGTCGTGATGCCAAAACCTTGGGGAATACTCTTGCTTATGGTGGTGGAGTGAAGTCTTATTATCCATCGTCTGTACCTTCTATGGTTGACGAAAGTAGCCCATTGACTGAGGACGGATCAGCTTATACTCATAGTGTGATTGACCAGGATTACAGGCCTGAGTGGATGCATAGGTTGGAATTTAATCAATTTATCAGTGGACAGCAGTCTAAAAGAGTTGAACTTGATGGAAGTTTCTCTTCTGGGAGGGAAAAAATTGGGGACTTGTCAGCTCAGATTGATTATACACATTGTGCAATTGATAAGGATTATATGCCTCAGCAGATGGATAGTTTGGATATCAATGGCATTCGATATAGAAGAGTTGAACTTGATGGAAGCTGCTCTTCATACATGGAAAATGTTGGGGACATGTCTTCTCAGTTCGGTTATACTCAAAGTGCATATGATTGG comes from Primulina huaijiensis isolate GDHJ02 chromosome 5, ASM1229523v2, whole genome shotgun sequence and encodes:
- the LOC140977811 gene encoding stellacyanin-like, with the protein product MPMAKLIVLLISTILLLFHTSATTYIVGDNSGWDISTDLESWPNDKTFMVGDTLLFQYSSSHSVSEVTKKNYDGCNMTEVVQSNSNGNTSYPLTRVGDRYFVCGNKLHCLGGMKLHVNVEANQKVAAAAPPASAPQAQPGGDLPPPSKTNSPTSSSFTSFPSMNYIIGAIFGLLVWLFRVM
- the LOC140977061 gene encoding protein mago nashi homolog 2; its protein translation is MADGEDIGEFYLRYYVGHKGKFGHEFLEFEFRPDGKLRYANNSNYKNDTMIRKEIFLTQAALKECRRIVAESEIMKEDDNNWPEPDRVGRQELEIVMGNEHISFTTSKIGSLMDVQTSKDPEGLRIFYYLVQDLKCFVFSLISLHFKIKPI